In one Shinella zoogloeoides genomic region, the following are encoded:
- a CDS encoding aromatic ring-hydroxylating oxygenase subunit alpha, with the protein MNEMIRDISVPNDWDRSGLPGWCYHSPALLELEKQHVFREHWQIACHVSDIPEPGNYLAMDVVGERALILRGQDGDVRAFHNICRHRGSRLVADEKGSCRNALVCPFHGWVYNLDGTLRGAARPKSFPPLDKNEFALKSLECEIWQGFVFIRFAPGPQPSVAELMKPFEEELSHYRSQEMLPTGDIWTQETPVNWKSVRDVDNEGYHVAMAHPALQDLYGSTYYDEPFVEGLCRSFATYNPHAGRRWSVRNYVKISPENTQLPERLRKAWIYFGLFPNCVIAVTPETVQFYQEFPVGVGRTLLRGGIYRHREEDRAHRLARYLAFRIDRDTQAEDVQLTVWSNEAMTSNAFAGFYLSDLEYGVRTHHDHLRKVLPVVTLKDAPEEKDMASVNAGLQG; encoded by the coding sequence ATGAACGAGATGATCCGCGATATCAGCGTTCCGAACGATTGGGACCGGAGCGGACTTCCGGGCTGGTGTTACCATAGCCCCGCCTTGCTGGAGCTGGAAAAGCAGCATGTCTTCCGCGAGCACTGGCAGATCGCCTGCCACGTCTCCGACATTCCCGAGCCCGGCAACTACCTTGCCATGGACGTCGTCGGCGAGCGCGCGCTCATCCTGCGCGGACAGGACGGCGACGTGCGCGCCTTCCACAACATCTGCCGTCACCGCGGCTCCCGCCTCGTCGCGGACGAGAAGGGCTCCTGCCGCAACGCGCTGGTCTGTCCCTTCCACGGCTGGGTCTACAATCTCGACGGAACCCTGCGCGGCGCCGCCCGGCCGAAGAGCTTCCCGCCGCTCGACAAGAACGAATTCGCACTGAAATCGCTCGAGTGCGAGATCTGGCAGGGTTTCGTCTTCATCCGCTTCGCGCCCGGCCCGCAGCCCTCCGTCGCCGAGCTGATGAAGCCCTTCGAGGAGGAGCTGTCGCACTATCGGTCGCAGGAGATGCTACCGACGGGCGATATCTGGACGCAGGAGACGCCGGTCAACTGGAAGTCCGTGCGCGACGTCGACAATGAGGGCTACCATGTCGCCATGGCGCATCCCGCCCTGCAGGACCTCTACGGCTCCACCTATTACGACGAACCTTTCGTCGAAGGCCTCTGCCGCTCCTTCGCAACCTACAATCCACATGCCGGCCGCCGCTGGAGCGTGCGCAACTACGTGAAGATCTCGCCGGAGAACACCCAGCTTCCCGAGCGCCTGCGCAAGGCCTGGATCTATTTCGGCCTCTTCCCGAACTGCGTCATCGCCGTGACGCCCGAGACCGTGCAGTTCTACCAGGAGTTTCCGGTCGGCGTCGGCAGGACTCTATTGCGCGGCGGCATCTACCGTCACCGCGAGGAGGACCGCGCCCACCGCCTCGCCCGCTACCTCGCCTTCCGCATCGACCGCGACACGCAGGCCGAGGACGTGCAGCTCACCGTCTGGTCGAACGAGGCGATGACCTCGAACGCCTTTGCCGGCTTCTATCTCTCCGACCTCGAATACGGCGTGCGCACGCACCACGACCACCTGCGCAAGGTGCTGCCGGTGGTGACGCTGAAGGATGCGCCGGAGGAGAAGGATATGGCCAGCGTCAATGCGGGCCTGCAAGGCTAG
- a CDS encoding SDR family oxidoreductase: MTDKRFLVLGGEGKTGRPVAERLRERGHEVRIGSRSAAIPFDWRDPSGWPAALEGVHAVYIAYQPDLAVSGSDDDIRRLSRLAAEAGVWRLVLLSGRGEDAAEVSEAAMKEAGIAWTVLRGSWFFQNFSEGLFAEPFLGGELVLPSATVREPFVDTRDIADVAVAALTQDGHAGKTYELTGPRLMTFREAVAEFSAAGGRDVVYTSVTVEAYAGMLREAHMPEDVIWLVTYLFGSVLDGRNERLSGDIAQVLGRPPRDFADFARETAETGFWRT; encoded by the coding sequence ATGACGGACAAGCGTTTTCTGGTTCTGGGCGGCGAGGGCAAGACAGGGCGGCCGGTCGCCGAACGGCTCCGTGAAAGGGGACATGAGGTGCGGATCGGCTCGCGATCGGCCGCGATCCCGTTCGACTGGCGCGATCCCTCGGGCTGGCCGGCAGCGCTGGAAGGCGTGCATGCCGTCTACATCGCCTACCAGCCGGATCTCGCCGTGTCGGGTTCGGACGATGACATCCGCCGGCTTTCTCGTCTTGCCGCCGAGGCGGGCGTATGGCGGCTCGTGCTGCTTTCCGGCCGAGGCGAGGATGCGGCCGAGGTAAGCGAGGCGGCGATGAAGGAGGCCGGCATCGCCTGGACGGTGCTGCGCGGCAGCTGGTTCTTCCAGAATTTCAGCGAGGGCCTGTTTGCCGAGCCGTTCCTTGGCGGCGAACTGGTCCTGCCGTCGGCGACGGTGCGCGAGCCCTTCGTCGATACGCGCGACATTGCCGATGTGGCCGTCGCCGCGTTGACGCAGGACGGGCATGCGGGCAAGACCTACGAGCTCACCGGTCCACGGCTGATGACGTTCCGCGAGGCTGTGGCGGAATTTTCCGCCGCTGGCGGGCGCGACGTCGTCTATACGTCCGTTACCGTCGAGGCTTATGCGGGCATGCTGCGCGAAGCGCACATGCCCGAAGATGTCATCTGGCTCGTCACCTATCTTTTCGGCTCGGTGCTCGACGGGCGGAATGAACGGTTGAGCGGCGATATCGCGCAGGTGCTCGGGCGCCCGCCGCGCGACTTTGCAGATTTTGCCCGCGAAACGGCCGAAACCGGCTTCTGGAGGACCTGA
- a CDS encoding ABC transporter permease, whose product MNILTQRLRFIPWLPVYVAAYFLFLYLPILLLPIFSFNNAATTTFPLAGFTTKWYASLVGNSVMLQAAWNSLIVGISVSLLSTILGICAARAITRYRFRGQRAAAGLIMAPLFLPEIIVAVSLLMIVLAMGVELSLVTVILGQTVFCVPYAMSVLVSGFEGFDRSLEEASYDLGETALGTFRRVTLPVVAPAIVSSLLVTFTISLDEFILAFFLSGTEPTLPVYIWGQLRFAAKLPGVLALGTIMLAASILMLTLAEILRRRAERRTQMALMLP is encoded by the coding sequence ATGAACATCCTCACGCAGCGCCTGCGCTTCATTCCCTGGCTCCCGGTCTATGTGGCCGCCTATTTCCTTTTCCTCTACCTGCCGATCCTGCTGCTGCCGATCTTCTCCTTCAACAATGCGGCGACGACCACCTTCCCGCTCGCCGGCTTCACCACGAAATGGTACGCCTCGCTCGTCGGCAACTCGGTCATGCTGCAGGCGGCGTGGAACAGCCTGATCGTCGGCATCTCCGTCTCGCTGCTCTCGACCATCCTCGGCATCTGCGCGGCGCGCGCCATCACGCGCTACCGATTCCGCGGCCAGCGGGCGGCGGCCGGCCTCATCATGGCGCCGCTCTTCCTGCCGGAGATCATCGTCGCCGTCTCGCTGCTGATGATCGTGCTGGCAATGGGCGTGGAACTGTCGCTGGTCACCGTCATCCTCGGCCAGACCGTGTTCTGCGTGCCCTATGCCATGTCGGTGCTGGTCTCCGGCTTCGAGGGCTTCGACCGCAGCCTGGAGGAAGCCTCCTACGACCTTGGCGAGACCGCCCTCGGCACCTTCCGCCGCGTGACGCTGCCGGTGGTCGCGCCGGCCATCGTCTCCAGCCTGCTCGTTACCTTCACCATCTCGCTCGACGAGTTCATCCTCGCCTTCTTCCTGTCCGGCACCGAGCCGACGCTGCCGGTCTATATCTGGGGACAGCTTCGCTTCGCGGCCAAGCTGCCGGGCGTGCTGGCGCTCGGCACGATCATGCTCGCCGCCTCCATCCTCATGCTCACCCTTGCCGAAATCCTGCGCCGCCGTGCCGAACGCCGCACGCAGATGGCGCTCATGCTGCCCTAG
- a CDS encoding TetR/AcrR family transcriptional regulator gives MNDTQMRRAPSQKRSRERVDAILSNATEMIAETGSDALRMSELAQRTGISIGSLYQYFPDKSAVVHALAERCNEESRACIAEGLSAVGSMEDLAAAFGALIDTYYAIFLAEPVIRDIWSAVQADGALRAMEVEESRRNGALLAARLKALRPAADAARIDASALLVMHLGEATMRLAISVARAEGDALVEAYKRMAIRELTAL, from the coding sequence ATGAACGACACGCAGATGCGCCGCGCGCCCAGCCAGAAGCGCAGCCGCGAACGGGTGGATGCGATCCTTTCCAATGCCACGGAGATGATTGCCGAAACGGGCAGCGACGCCCTGCGCATGAGCGAGCTTGCCCAGCGCACGGGCATTTCGATCGGTTCGCTCTACCAGTATTTTCCCGACAAGAGTGCCGTCGTGCACGCGCTGGCCGAACGCTGCAACGAGGAAAGCCGCGCCTGCATCGCCGAGGGCCTGTCGGCGGTCGGGTCGATGGAGGACCTAGCCGCCGCCTTCGGCGCGCTGATCGATACCTACTATGCGATCTTCCTCGCCGAACCGGTGATCCGCGACATCTGGTCGGCCGTGCAGGCCGACGGCGCCCTGCGCGCCATGGAGGTGGAAGAAAGCCGGCGCAACGGCGCGTTGCTCGCCGCGCGGCTGAAGGCGCTGCGCCCGGCGGCGGATGCCGCCCGGATCGATGCCAGCGCCCTCCTCGTCATGCATCTCGGCGAAGCCACCATGCGCCTCGCCATCTCGGTGGCGCGGGCGGAAGGCGATGCGCTGGTCGAGGCCTACAAGCGCATGGCAATCCGCGAGCTGACGGCGCTGTAG
- a CDS encoding ABC transporter ATP-binding protein, which translates to MIQIENVSKFYGIYKALDDVSLSIGEGEFFSLLGPSGCGKTTLLRSIAGFETPTAGEIYIDGTPSLALPPNRRPTNMVFQSYAIFPHLDVSENVAYGLKRLKLSPEEEKKRVGDALDMVRLSGLGQRKAHELSGGQRQRVALARALVMRPKVLLLDEPLSALDKKLREEMQVELRTLQKAVGITFILVTHDQYEALALSDRIAVMFGGRIAQIATPKEIYQRPRTRKVADFLGGMNFLQAKVLGEQGNAVSIDAARFGNVSLEKPTGFAATDGHVTVGIRPERLRLLWDDDRAPHELAGRIENRAYFGEVTHLTVGVDGLEQPLSMVETNNYGADDLPIGAEIRLAYDPDAFVLLAEDPPVSRV; encoded by the coding sequence ATGATCCAGATCGAGAACGTGTCGAAGTTCTACGGCATCTACAAGGCGCTCGACGACGTCTCGCTGTCCATCGGCGAAGGCGAGTTCTTCTCGCTGCTCGGCCCCTCGGGCTGCGGCAAGACCACACTCCTGCGCTCCATCGCCGGCTTCGAGACGCCGACGGCGGGCGAGATCTACATCGACGGCACACCCTCCCTCGCCCTGCCGCCGAACAGACGGCCGACCAACATGGTGTTCCAGAGCTACGCCATCTTCCCGCATCTCGACGTTTCGGAAAACGTCGCCTACGGCCTGAAACGGCTGAAGCTTTCGCCGGAGGAGGAGAAGAAGCGCGTCGGCGATGCGCTCGACATGGTGCGCCTTTCCGGCCTTGGCCAGCGCAAGGCGCATGAGCTCTCGGGCGGCCAGCGCCAGCGCGTGGCGCTGGCCCGCGCGCTCGTCATGCGCCCGAAGGTGCTGCTGCTGGACGAACCGCTCTCCGCCCTCGACAAGAAGCTGCGCGAGGAAATGCAGGTGGAGCTGCGCACGCTGCAGAAGGCCGTCGGCATCACCTTCATCCTCGTCACGCACGACCAGTACGAGGCGCTCGCGCTCTCCGACCGCATCGCCGTCATGTTCGGCGGCCGCATCGCGCAGATCGCGACACCGAAGGAAATCTACCAGCGCCCGCGCACCCGCAAGGTCGCCGACTTCCTCGGCGGCATGAATTTCCTGCAGGCAAAGGTGCTCGGCGAACAGGGCAACGCCGTCTCCATCGACGCCGCGCGCTTCGGCAATGTCAGCCTGGAAAAGCCGACCGGTTTTGCCGCCACCGACGGTCATGTCACCGTCGGCATCCGCCCGGAGCGCCTGCGCCTCCTCTGGGACGACGACCGCGCGCCGCACGAACTTGCCGGCCGCATCGAGAACCGCGCCTATTTCGGCGAGGTCACTCACCTAACCGTCGGTGTAGACGGACTGGAACAGCCGCTCTCGATGGTCGAGACAAACAATTACGGCGCGGACGACCTCCCCATCGGTGCGGAAATCCGCCTCGCCTACGATCCGGATGCCTTCGTGCTGCTGGCGGAGGATCCGCCGGTATCGCGGGTGTAA
- a CDS encoding ABC transporter permease yields the protein MTAAAFDTIADTSSSSRPGAWMRSEEARGLAMISPTFLYALAVLFLPVLIVIAYSFWTQNYLDIDRTFTLENYRQALTEPIYRDLFIRSLWISLTVSIVTVVFSYPIAWFISFHGGVHKNLWLFLITVPCWTSYLLRVMSWKVILGYGGVMNTGLISMGLIDKPVTSLLYNSNAVVITLVHSWAAFAILPIYVSLQKVDRTLIEAARDLGDSRLRAFLRVTLPLSLPGVISAFLIVMIPTVGDYVTPRLVGGKDGVMIATAIQAQFGKAANWPLGAALSVTTMVLVSLTAAAVVLVLKFTVRRIR from the coding sequence ATGACGGCGGCAGCATTCGATACGATCGCTGACACGTCCTCCTCCTCCCGGCCAGGGGCCTGGATGCGGAGCGAAGAGGCCCGCGGCCTTGCCATGATATCGCCGACCTTCCTTTATGCGCTGGCGGTGCTCTTCCTCCCGGTTCTCATCGTCATCGCCTATAGTTTCTGGACGCAGAATTATCTCGACATCGACCGCACCTTCACGCTGGAAAACTACCGGCAAGCCCTGACGGAACCGATCTACCGCGACCTCTTCATCCGTTCGCTCTGGATTTCCCTGACGGTCAGCATCGTCACCGTCGTCTTCTCCTACCCGATCGCCTGGTTCATCTCCTTCCATGGCGGGGTGCACAAGAACCTCTGGCTCTTCCTCATCACCGTGCCCTGCTGGACGAGCTATCTGTTGCGCGTCATGTCGTGGAAGGTCATCCTCGGCTATGGCGGGGTCATGAACACCGGCCTCATCTCGATGGGCCTCATCGACAAGCCGGTGACGTCGCTCCTCTACAATTCCAACGCCGTCGTCATCACGCTGGTGCATAGCTGGGCCGCCTTCGCGATCCTGCCCATCTACGTTTCGCTGCAGAAGGTCGACCGCACGCTGATCGAGGCCGCGCGCGATCTCGGCGACAGCCGCCTGCGCGCCTTCCTGCGCGTCACGCTGCCGCTGTCGCTGCCCGGCGTCATCTCCGCCTTCCTGATCGTGATGATCCCGACCGTCGGCGACTACGTCACGCCGCGCCTCGTCGGCGGCAAGGACGGCGTGATGATAGCCACCGCCATCCAGGCGCAATTCGGCAAGGCCGCCAACTGGCCGCTCGGCGCAGCCCTCTCGGTGACGACCATGGTGCTCGTCTCGCTGACCGCCGCCGCCGTCGTGCTCGTACTGAAATTCACCGTGCGGAGGATCAGATGA
- a CDS encoding amidase, which yields MQDITDLSALALSAAIAEGWLDCRSVMAAHLTRIEAINPRINAIVSLRPAEELLAEAEAADRALAAGDYRGWLHGMPFAVKDLSEAKGILCSFGSANYADFVPDYDDIHVERIRAAGAIVIGKTNAPEMGLGSHSYNPVFGVTRNPYDTAKSAGGSSGGAAAALAARLLPVADGSDMMGSLRNPAGFNNVVGFRPSFGRVPSLGNELFLGQLAVNGPMGRSVADVAALLATQAGHDPRDPLSLTDESLSLDPDRDLSGARIGWLGDFGGYLPFERGVLDLCRASLEVFRRLGCVVEEVPPGFDMDRLWQTWRTLRHFLVAGAQAADYADPARRARMKPEMIWEIEHGHGLSAADIYAASLARSDWHRHVADLFTRYDFLILPSAQVFPFDAELDWPKAIDGQAMDTYHRWMEVVIGPTLAGLPVAAMPAGFGANGLPAGIQIIGRSRRDRDVLSAAAAYEKATDWLGRHPQF from the coding sequence TTGCAGGACATCACCGATCTTTCCGCCCTTGCCCTTTCCGCCGCCATAGCCGAAGGCTGGCTCGACTGCCGGAGCGTCATGGCGGCCCATCTTACGCGGATCGAGGCGATCAATCCGCGCATCAACGCCATCGTCAGCCTGCGGCCCGCCGAAGAGCTTCTGGCCGAAGCGGAGGCGGCGGACAGGGCGCTTGCGGCGGGGGACTATCGCGGCTGGCTGCACGGCATGCCCTTCGCGGTGAAGGACCTCTCCGAGGCCAAGGGCATCCTCTGCTCCTTCGGCTCGGCGAACTATGCGGACTTCGTGCCCGACTACGACGATATCCATGTCGAGCGCATCCGCGCCGCCGGCGCCATCGTCATCGGCAAGACCAATGCGCCGGAAATGGGCCTCGGTTCGCACAGCTACAATCCGGTCTTCGGCGTGACGCGCAATCCATACGACACGGCGAAGAGCGCCGGCGGCTCGTCCGGCGGGGCGGCGGCGGCGCTGGCTGCGCGGCTGCTGCCGGTCGCCGACGGCAGCGACATGATGGGCTCGCTGCGCAATCCTGCCGGCTTCAACAATGTCGTCGGCTTCCGCCCGTCCTTCGGCCGCGTGCCCTCGCTCGGCAACGAGCTCTTCCTCGGCCAGCTTGCCGTCAACGGCCCGATGGGCCGCAGCGTGGCGGATGTCGCGGCGCTCCTGGCGACGCAGGCGGGGCACGATCCGCGCGATCCGCTGTCCCTGACCGACGAGAGCCTTTCGCTGGATCCCGACCGCGACCTCTCGGGCGCCCGCATCGGCTGGCTCGGCGATTTCGGCGGCTACCTGCCGTTCGAGCGGGGCGTGCTGGACCTCTGCCGTGCGTCGCTCGAGGTCTTCCGCCGGCTGGGCTGCGTGGTGGAGGAGGTTCCCCCCGGTTTCGACATGGACCGGCTGTGGCAGACCTGGCGCACGCTGCGCCATTTCCTCGTCGCCGGCGCGCAGGCGGCGGATTATGCCGACCCGGCGCGCCGGGCGCGCATGAAGCCGGAAATGATCTGGGAGATCGAACACGGCCACGGCCTTTCGGCCGCCGACATCTATGCCGCCTCGCTGGCGCGCAGCGACTGGCACCGCCATGTCGCGGACCTCTTCACGCGTTACGATTTCCTCATCCTGCCTTCCGCCCAGGTCTTCCCGTTCGATGCGGAACTCGACTGGCCGAAAGCGATCGACGGGCAGGCCATGGACACCTACCACCGCTGGATGGAAGTGGTGATCGGGCCGACGCTTGCCGGCCTTCCGGTCGCCGCCATGCCGGCCGGTTTCGGCGCGAACGGATTGCCCGCCGGCATTCAGATCATCGGCCGTTCGCGGCGGGATCGCGACGTGCTTTCGGCGGCCGCCGCCTATGAAAAGGCAACCGACTGGCTCGGCCGGCATCCCCAATTCTAG
- a CDS encoding aminotransferase — MAAIPKTANEGIPADEASDDLTRLAERHLVQPWPVSGSIGAEARGRIMSGESIYVTDAAGRKLIDGPAGMWCVNAGHRNRELADVMAAQAMELSYNSPWYTTNTPSAVLSARLAEHAPEGVDHVFYTTGGSSAVETALRFMQFANNVKGRPEKKLIVSRQGGYHGSTYLSASLNGRPRDHDWMDSAADLVVKLSCPNPFRRPDGLSMEAFCDVLVEEFRQVIEEKGAENIGAFIAEPVMASGGVIVPPPGYLKRMHALCRQNDILFIADEVVTAFGRLGHVFASKDVFDIEPDMITFAKGVTSGYFPLGGVMIAGRLFEELRRSNHSEAMFAHGLTYSSHPVGCAVALKNLDILEGGLLEHTRGVADHFQASLKALEDLPLVGEVRGLGLMACVECVADRASNNPLTLDLEVGKRIDKHCQELGLLVRPLIHMCVMSPPLTITTGQIDDMAAILRRGIELTMDDLTREGLWKG; from the coding sequence ATGGCGGCAATTCCGAAGACGGCGAACGAGGGTATCCCCGCCGACGAGGCGTCCGACGATCTCACCCGGCTCGCCGAGCGCCACCTGGTGCAGCCCTGGCCGGTGTCCGGCTCCATCGGCGCGGAGGCGCGCGGGCGGATCATGTCGGGTGAGAGCATCTATGTGACGGATGCCGCGGGCCGGAAGCTGATCGACGGCCCTGCCGGCATGTGGTGCGTCAATGCCGGCCACCGCAACCGGGAACTCGCCGACGTCATGGCGGCACAGGCGATGGAACTCTCCTACAATTCGCCCTGGTACACGACGAACACACCGTCCGCGGTGCTTTCCGCGCGGCTGGCGGAACATGCGCCCGAGGGCGTCGATCATGTCTTCTACACGACGGGCGGCTCCTCGGCGGTCGAGACGGCGCTGCGCTTCATGCAGTTCGCCAACAATGTGAAGGGGAGACCGGAGAAGAAGCTGATCGTCTCGCGGCAGGGCGGCTATCACGGATCGACCTATCTTTCCGCCTCGCTCAACGGCCGGCCGCGCGATCATGACTGGATGGACAGCGCCGCCGATCTGGTGGTGAAGCTCTCGTGCCCAAATCCCTTCCGCCGGCCGGACGGCCTGAGCATGGAAGCCTTTTGCGATGTGCTGGTGGAAGAGTTCCGCCAGGTCATCGAGGAGAAGGGGGCGGAGAACATCGGCGCCTTCATTGCGGAGCCCGTCATGGCGTCGGGCGGCGTCATCGTGCCGCCGCCCGGCTATCTCAAGCGCATGCACGCGCTTTGCCGGCAGAACGATATCCTCTTCATCGCCGACGAGGTGGTGACGGCCTTCGGGCGCCTCGGCCATGTCTTCGCGTCGAAGGACGTCTTCGACATCGAGCCCGACATGATCACCTTTGCGAAAGGCGTCACGTCAGGCTATTTCCCGCTCGGCGGCGTGATGATCGCCGGACGGCTCTTCGAGGAGCTGCGCCGCTCGAACCATTCCGAAGCGATGTTCGCGCATGGGCTAACCTATTCCAGCCACCCGGTCGGCTGTGCCGTGGCGCTGAAGAACCTCGACATCCTGGAAGGCGGGTTGCTGGAGCATACGCGCGGGGTGGCGGATCATTTCCAGGCGAGCCTCAAGGCGCTGGAGGACCTGCCGCTGGTGGGGGAGGTGCGCGGGCTCGGGCTGATGGCCTGCGTCGAATGCGTTGCCGACCGCGCGAGCAACAATCCGCTGACGCTCGACCTCGAAGTGGGAAAGCGCATCGACAAACATTGCCAGGAACTTGGCCTCCTGGTGCGTCCGCTCATCCACATGTGCGTAATGTCGCCGCCGCTCACCATCACGACCGGCCAGATCGACGACATGGCGGCGATCCTGCGCCGGGGCATCGAACTGACGATGGACGACCTGACGCGCGAGGGGCTGTGGAAGGGCTAA
- a CDS encoding DUF1194 domain-containing protein gives MLTTLALLMSLTAGAEIAATSGGEVDVELVLAVDVSGSMDLEEAQVQRAGYVDALRHPDFINAVRDGLNGRIAISYFEWAGTIRDNSHIPWQVISGPEEAEAFAALLEARPIATRRGTSISGAIAYGAKLFDSNPYSGMRRVIDVSGDGPNNFGAPVTPARDAATALGIIINGLAIMIRPSVAFDSLDDYYSNCVIGGPGAFVLPVQEAEDFAIAIRRKLILEVSGVTPPARVIPAQGQAQDCMIGEKLRPSYMDRIYPELDR, from the coding sequence ATGCTGACGACGCTTGCCTTGCTGATGAGCCTGACGGCCGGCGCCGAAATCGCCGCCACCTCCGGCGGGGAGGTTGATGTCGAACTGGTGCTGGCGGTCGACGTCTCCGGCTCCATGGACCTGGAAGAGGCGCAGGTACAGCGCGCCGGCTATGTGGACGCGCTCCGCCATCCCGATTTCATCAATGCCGTGCGCGACGGGCTGAACGGCCGCATCGCCATCAGCTATTTCGAATGGGCCGGCACGATCCGCGACAATTCCCACATCCCCTGGCAGGTCATCTCCGGCCCCGAGGAGGCCGAAGCCTTCGCCGCCCTGCTGGAGGCACGCCCGATCGCCACGCGACGCGGCACCTCGATTTCCGGCGCCATCGCTTACGGCGCGAAGCTCTTCGACAGCAATCCCTATTCCGGCATGCGCCGCGTCATCGACGTTTCCGGCGACGGGCCCAACAATTTCGGCGCTCCGGTGACGCCGGCGCGCGATGCGGCGACCGCCCTCGGCATCATCATCAACGGCCTTGCCATCATGATCCGCCCCTCCGTCGCCTTCGATTCGCTCGACGACTACTATTCCAACTGCGTGATCGGCGGGCCCGGCGCCTTCGTGCTGCCGGTGCAGGAGGCGGAGGACTTCGCCATCGCCATCCGCCGCAAGCTGATCCTCGAAGTCAGCGGCGTCACGCCGCCCGCCCGCGTGATCCCCGCCCAGGGACAAGCCCAGGATTGCATGATCGGCGAGAAACTGAGGCCGAGCTACATGGACCGCATCTACCCCGAACTTGACAGATAA
- a CDS encoding anthrone oxygenase family protein translates to MASAFPILTFLAILAAALNAGLFFIFSVCIMAAFARLSPAEGAAAMNAINVVIQNPWFFSAFFGAALLSLVLAVLGFLQGGAGGLTAAAGGIVFLVAVIGVTIVFNVPLNDALAAAPAGSAEQAALWQRYLDVWTMWNHVRTAGSLAAVALFAFAFRQGVPLG, encoded by the coding sequence ATGGCAAGCGCGTTTCCCATCCTGACCTTCCTCGCCATCCTCGCGGCGGCCTTGAATGCGGGACTCTTCTTCATCTTCTCCGTCTGCATCATGGCCGCCTTCGCGCGCCTTTCGCCGGCAGAGGGCGCGGCGGCGATGAACGCCATCAACGTCGTCATCCAGAACCCCTGGTTCTTTTCGGCCTTCTTCGGCGCGGCGCTGCTGTCGCTGGTGCTGGCGGTGCTCGGCTTCCTGCAGGGTGGGGCCGGTGGGCTCACGGCGGCGGCAGGCGGCATCGTCTTCCTCGTCGCGGTCATCGGCGTGACGATCGTCTTCAACGTGCCGCTCAACGACGCGCTGGCTGCCGCTCCCGCCGGCAGCGCGGAACAGGCCGCGCTCTGGCAGCGCTATCTCGACGTCTGGACGATGTGGAACCATGTGCGCACCGCAGGCTCGCTTGCGGCGGTCGCGCTCTTCGCCTTCGCGTTCCGACAGGGCGTCCCGCTCGGCTGA